AAAAAGTGAAACTGCATCAAGAAGTGCTTCTCGTTTTTCATTTGCTTGGTCTTTTAACTCATCTGGAATATCAGTGATTTTGATATCTTGTCCGTTCGGACCTTCGAAATAATACGCTTTCATCTCAACAAGGTCAACAATCCCTTTTAGGTCGTTTTCTAAACCAATTGGGAGTTGTACTGCATGGGCGTTGAGGTGGAGTTTTTCACGAAGTTGTTCGATCACTCTCCAAGGGTTTGCACCTGTTCTGTCGAGTTTGTTGATAAAGGCAACACGTGGTACGCTGTAACGTTTCATCTGACGGTCCACAGTGATGGACTGAGACTGAACTCCTGCTACACCACAAAGAACCATAATTGCTGAGTCAAGGACTCGGAGGGAACGTTCTACTTCGATTGTGAAGTCAACGTGGCCTGGAGTATCAATGATATTGATGGTAATATCTTTCCAAGTAGCGTAAGTTGCTGCTGATTGGATAGTGATCCCTCTTTCTCTTTCGAGGTCCATACTGTCCATAGTAGCACCCACACCGTCTTTTCCACGTACTTCGTGGATGGCATGAATTTTGTTCGTATAAAATAAGATACGTTCTGTAAGGGTAGTTTTCCCTGAGTCAATGTGTGCGGAAATTCCGATGTTACGGATTTTTTCCATTTTAGGGTCGCGTTTGGTTTCTGTCGCAGAGGTCATATTTTCCTCAAAAATAAGGTTAAAGTTGAATTGATTCTACCAAAATCTGAAATGGACTGCGTTTGTAAAGTACTTGGGATTTTTGGTCAGAGGGAAAATCCTGGAGAAAGTAGAGAATAGGGAAATATGCCACTTGCTCGTTTCAAACGATTTTTTCGGACCTTGTCTTTTGCCCGAGTGGTATGCCTGGGGTTTTTTGCCGCCATTTTTCTCGGATCCTTTGGATTGTATATTTCTGAGGCAGGGGAACTGTCGTTTGTAGATAGTCTCTACCTTTCTGCCTCATCCATTTGTGTGACGGGTCTGTCACCCATCCCACTTTCGGGACTCAATGCATCCACCCACTGGATCATGTTATTTCTCATCCAACTGGGTGGTCTTGGGATCATTAGTTTTACCGTGATTGTTGGGTTTCTCATCACTAAAGGGATTTCACGGAACGCTCGTTTTAATGCCTTTGTTGGCGCGGCCATCGACACACAAACCGAAACGGAATCACTTGCAACAACTGAAGTGAATCGGATTTTACTTTCCGTTATCAATATTTCATTTTCCATCGAAATCCTTGGGGCCATTGGTTTGTATTTGCATATGCCGGAAGGTGTAGAAGGGGAAAACACTCGTTGGTTTTTTTCGCTTTTTACAGCGGTGTCCTCTTTTAATAACGCTGGTTTTTCGATCACGGATGATTTGAGTGCTCTGCGACTTGATCCTTTTTCCCTCTACATTGTTTCAGGACTTGTGATTTTTGGTGGGATTGGATTTCCAGTAATCATCTTACTTGAAAAAGTACTCCTTACAATTTTTGTTCGAATTGTTTACCGAATTGAAGTGGTGGCAGAAACCTTGATGATGGAAAAGGCATTAAAAACAGGGAATGTTCCACGTTTTTTATTATTACCTGCTCAGTTTTCGGCAATTTTGGAAAATCGAATCGAAGAATATAACAAACATTTACGTGGGGAAACAACAAGGATCCAATCTAAACTTTTAGTATATGGGTCTTTCGCTTTACTTCTGTTTGGTTTTCTTGGGATATATTTTTTAGAAAGGAGTAATCCTCATACATTCCATGGGATGGATTTAGTCGATAAAATCTCCAACGCATTTTTTATGTCAGTATGTGCAAGGACAGCTGGATTTTCCACAATGGACCTCGGCCATTTGAATGATGCCACTGTGATCATCATCATCGTCTTAATGTTCATTGGAGGTGGTCCACAAGGTACGGCTGGAGGTATTAAAATCACCACATTTGTCCTGTTACTCGCATATTTGAAAAATGTCATCCAACCTTCCAAACCAGTGATGTTATTTGGTGAAACCGTATCCAAAAATTCTGTCGCTGTTGCCATTCGAGTGTACTTTTTGGCTACAGTGTCTTTGGCGTTTGTATTCATTTTGTTAGGCATTTTAGACCAAAACCAACATTCTCTCCATGTGATTTTCTTTGAATTGATATCCTCCTTCTCTACAGTAGGGTATAGCTTAAATTTAACACCTCAATTGGGTGACATTGAAAAGTTATTTTATGCAGCAGTGATGTATGTTGGTAGGGTTGGGATTTTTACTGTTCTCATTGCTGCTACGGGACATTCGGGAGTGCCTAAAATGGGAACTGTGGATGACGGTGTAAAAATCCAAGTTGGTTAAAATGGATACAAAAATCAGTTTTAGGAATTATAGGTACAGTTAGGATTGGTAGTTGTGAAAATGACATTGAAAGAAATTTTTGTTTCAAATTGGAAGTTGCCAACTTTATCCCAAGAAGAAACTGAGAAGGAAAAGATAAAATCAGATCTGATCAAAGGATTTAAACAATTGA
The sequence above is a segment of the Leptospira sp. WS39.C2 genome. Coding sequences within it:
- a CDS encoding TrkH family potassium uptake protein, whose amino-acid sequence is MPLARFKRFFRTLSFARVVCLGFFAAIFLGSFGLYISEAGELSFVDSLYLSASSICVTGLSPIPLSGLNASTHWIMLFLIQLGGLGIISFTVIVGFLITKGISRNARFNAFVGAAIDTQTETESLATTEVNRILLSVINISFSIEILGAIGLYLHMPEGVEGENTRWFFSLFTAVSSFNNAGFSITDDLSALRLDPFSLYIVSGLVIFGGIGFPVIILLEKVLLTIFVRIVYRIEVVAETLMMEKALKTGNVPRFLLLPAQFSAILENRIEEYNKHLRGETTRIQSKLLVYGSFALLLFGFLGIYFLERSNPHTFHGMDLVDKISNAFFMSVCARTAGFSTMDLGHLNDATVIIIIVLMFIGGGPQGTAGGIKITTFVLLLAYLKNVIQPSKPVMLFGETVSKNSVAVAIRVYFLATVSLAFVFILLGILDQNQHSLHVIFFELISSFSTVGYSLNLTPQLGDIEKLFYAAVMYVGRVGIFTVLIAATGHSGVPKMGTVDDGVKIQVG